From the Rhodococcus sp. NBC_00297 genome, one window contains:
- a CDS encoding amidase, producing MDRRRARDGGAASAERSLTESGGQAGETPDLSPLALDRRLGSVIRWIDAPPAGEGPLAGKTVGVKDNIDVAGIETTCASAYFTDHRADHDADVVTRLRAAGARVTAKLNMAEFAVGVTSQNSAAGPSRNPWDLGRIPGGSSGGSGIAVAAGIVDAALGTDTGGSVRLPAAACGVTGLRPSRGSISTAGVHPVSEEFDTVGPMARTVGEVAALFDALSSRSTENVTGTVRVGVPDVFISADVDEGVARTVRNAVSLFAELDVTIVPVSLPFAADAQDIVYTIVYSDLARHHRARLRTQPSLFQAATRERIMLGLGITDEDRAAAHEAGERFRALLRPVLEDVDLVLTPTMPVDVPPLAGGDDVVALSRRMGQFTYPWSLHDGPTLALPVGFHPLSGMPVGAQLTAARSREGVLFEAGMRYQGTTDWHERRPGPPYIR from the coding sequence GTGGACCGTCGACGAGCACGCGACGGCGGAGCTGCGAGCGCGGAGCGCAGCCTGACCGAGAGTGGGGGACAGGCCGGTGAGACACCGGACCTGTCCCCGCTCGCTCTCGACCGTCGGTTGGGGAGCGTCATCCGGTGGATCGATGCACCCCCGGCCGGCGAGGGGCCTCTCGCGGGGAAGACCGTCGGGGTCAAGGACAACATCGACGTCGCCGGCATCGAGACCACCTGTGCCTCGGCCTACTTCACCGACCACCGGGCGGACCACGACGCTGACGTGGTGACACGCCTGCGTGCGGCCGGCGCTCGGGTGACCGCCAAACTGAACATGGCCGAGTTCGCCGTCGGCGTGACGTCGCAGAACTCGGCCGCGGGGCCGTCCCGCAACCCGTGGGACCTCGGCCGGATTCCGGGTGGCTCCAGCGGAGGCTCCGGTATCGCCGTCGCGGCGGGAATCGTGGACGCTGCGCTGGGTACCGACACCGGCGGTTCGGTCCGACTGCCCGCCGCTGCGTGCGGTGTCACCGGCCTGCGTCCGAGTAGAGGGTCGATCAGCACGGCCGGTGTTCACCCCGTCAGCGAGGAGTTCGACACGGTGGGCCCGATGGCGCGCACGGTCGGGGAGGTGGCCGCCCTGTTCGACGCACTGTCCTCCCGCTCGACCGAGAACGTCACGGGCACAGTCCGTGTCGGAGTGCCGGACGTGTTCATCTCCGCCGACGTGGACGAGGGTGTGGCCCGTACCGTCCGAAACGCCGTGAGCTTGTTCGCCGAGCTGGACGTGACGATCGTTCCCGTGTCGCTGCCCTTCGCGGCCGACGCCCAGGACATCGTCTACACGATCGTCTACAGCGATCTCGCGCGTCACCATCGAGCGAGGCTGCGTACGCAGCCGTCCCTGTTCCAGGCGGCAACCAGAGAACGAATCATGCTGGGACTCGGCATCACCGACGAGGATCGCGCCGCGGCGCACGAGGCGGGCGAACGGTTCCGAGCCCTGCTGCGTCCGGTCCTCGAGGACGTCGACCTGGTGCTGACCCCGACGATGCCCGTGGACGTGCCGCCCCTCGCCGGCGGTGACGACGTGGTCGCCCTGTCTCGACGGATGGGTCAGTTCACCTATCCGTGGTCGTTGCACGACGGACCGACTCTCGCGCTGCCGGTGGGGTTCCACCCACTGTCGGGGATGCCGGTCGGTGCCCAGCTCACCGCTGCGCGAAGTCGAGAGGGTGTGCTCTTCGAGGCAGGGATGCGGTATCAGGGCACGACGGACTGGCACGAGCGACGCCCTGGCCCGCCATACATCAGATGA
- a CDS encoding hydantoinase B/oxoprolinase family protein: protein MSKTLMPTTGVSLAGDSTRTWNDVEVDPITLRVIGGALQSMAKEMAQVLYRMAYSSLIRESEDLGAGIFDINGRELCESDSTPMHCGSIPAYIRGVNRRLAGTYEPGDVILHNHPYHGAAHSPDYGVIIPIFWQGEHIGFAGCTGHVSDVGGNFPGLCMDVVDVWAEGKLMDSMKIYQAGVRNDYLIQHILDNVRTPEQNRGDLEALIACSRIGEKRFTELLEKYGLDTVMSAGERWMDYSESMLRAKIREIPDGSYEAPIGYLDDDGKNRDEPLKVAVRVQVEGEDILIDLTGSNSQVPTAFNVPFEGSVLPVAVSAIRTILLDEDLTEDFVPQNDGCFRPVKAYAPEGTIFNPDFPASCFARFSQVNRVFDSINLALAPVLPDHAIAGSSAALCAIAYSGIAPDGESYWVYIEINEGSYGGRNGKDGMDAVDALMANTRNNPIEELELNHAMRALRYELRDEAPAPGKWRGGIGSVRKWLMETDTFLGSEADNRSDPPAGALGGHQGVSGAFTRNAGTDREEVLYSKVTQETIRAGETLEIKLPSGGGFGDPFERDPFQVLSDVWDEYLTEEDARRDYGVVVNTASWTVDEHATAELRARSAA, encoded by the coding sequence ATGAGCAAGACGCTGATGCCCACCACCGGAGTCTCGTTGGCGGGTGACTCCACGCGCACGTGGAACGACGTGGAGGTCGATCCGATCACGCTCCGGGTGATCGGCGGTGCTCTGCAGTCGATGGCCAAGGAGATGGCCCAGGTGCTCTACCGAATGGCGTACTCCAGCCTCATCCGCGAGTCGGAGGACCTCGGCGCCGGCATCTTCGACATCAACGGGCGTGAGCTGTGCGAGTCGGATTCAACACCGATGCACTGCGGTTCGATCCCCGCCTACATCCGGGGTGTCAACCGCAGGCTCGCGGGAACGTACGAGCCGGGTGACGTGATCCTGCACAACCATCCGTACCACGGCGCCGCACACTCGCCGGACTACGGCGTCATCATCCCGATCTTCTGGCAGGGCGAACACATCGGCTTCGCGGGCTGCACCGGCCACGTCTCCGACGTGGGCGGCAACTTCCCCGGACTGTGCATGGACGTCGTCGACGTGTGGGCCGAGGGCAAGCTCATGGACTCGATGAAGATCTACCAGGCGGGCGTCCGCAACGACTACCTCATCCAGCACATTCTCGACAACGTCCGCACCCCCGAGCAGAACCGTGGCGACCTCGAGGCCCTCATCGCGTGCTCGCGGATCGGCGAGAAGCGCTTCACGGAGCTGCTCGAGAAGTACGGTCTCGACACCGTCATGAGTGCGGGCGAACGGTGGATGGACTACTCGGAGTCCATGCTGCGTGCGAAGATCCGCGAGATTCCCGACGGCAGCTACGAGGCACCGATCGGCTACCTCGACGACGACGGCAAGAACCGCGACGAGCCGCTGAAGGTGGCCGTACGCGTGCAGGTCGAGGGGGAGGACATCCTGATCGACCTCACCGGCTCGAACAGTCAGGTCCCCACCGCATTCAACGTCCCCTTCGAGGGGTCGGTCCTCCCGGTCGCGGTCTCGGCCATCCGGACCATCCTGTTGGACGAGGACCTCACCGAGGACTTCGTTCCGCAGAACGACGGCTGCTTCCGACCCGTCAAGGCGTACGCACCCGAGGGCACCATCTTCAACCCGGACTTCCCGGCGTCGTGCTTCGCGCGGTTCTCTCAGGTGAACCGGGTGTTCGACTCGATCAATCTCGCTCTCGCACCGGTCCTTCCGGACCATGCGATCGCAGGATCGTCCGCGGCGCTGTGTGCCATCGCGTACTCGGGAATCGCGCCCGACGGCGAGTCGTACTGGGTGTACATCGAGATCAACGAGGGGTCGTACGGCGGCCGCAACGGTAAGGACGGCATGGACGCCGTCGACGCGCTGATGGCCAACACCCGTAACAACCCCATCGAGGAGCTCGAGCTCAATCACGCCATGCGGGCGCTGCGATACGAGTTGCGTGACGAGGCACCTGCTCCCGGCAAGTGGCGTGGCGGTATCGGCAGCGTGCGCAAGTGGTTGATGGAGACCGACACATTCCTGGGCTCCGAGGCGGACAACCGCTCGGATCCGCCGGCGGGAGCTCTCGGTGGGCACCAGGGCGTCTCGGGTGCGTTCACTCGTAACGCCGGGACCGACCGCGAGGAGGTGCTCTACTCCAAGGTGACCCAGGAGACGATCCGTGCAGGGGAGACCCTGGAGATCAAGCTCCCGTCCGGTGGCGGCTTCGGCGATCCCTTCGAGCGGGACCCGTTCCAGGTGTTGAGCGACGTCTGGGACGAGTACCTCACCGAGGAGGACGCGCGACGCGATTACGGTGTGGTCGTGAACACCGCATCGTGGACCGTCGACGAGCACGCGACGGCGGAGCTGCGAGCGCGGAGCGCAGCCTGA
- a CDS encoding ABC transporter substrate-binding protein, with amino-acid sequence MYRRRVAPLLAVLGLTVGLTACSSGPGRDADPANPVTIDVTVSAAAEIYSIPWLVAQKQGLFEKYGVIVENIVPGKGGSATMRTLLDGNIPIGEVSYPSIVQADAGGSELRIVGGGTQGPYPMNFYALASNSAVDSIDDVRRWAYTRPNSASDALTRLLPSLAGADPARIERVSSGGIGEGLALLEAGSVDIALIPSIVAEQRPEDFKLIVSSPDYMKRFLQSTITTTKDYAASNPGVVRAINHGYTDAVASIKADPVAAARIYADYTGFDVESATAVVERASSVDTWGGGFDAASVEAAQSGVDASGSDRVPDFCTLFDPEFLAPDVDADVPGNCPA; translated from the coding sequence ATGTACAGACGCAGAGTCGCGCCGCTTTTGGCGGTACTCGGACTGACCGTCGGACTGACCGCCTGCAGTTCGGGACCGGGCCGCGACGCAGACCCCGCGAACCCCGTCACCATCGACGTGACGGTGTCGGCTGCCGCCGAGATCTACAGCATCCCGTGGCTCGTCGCACAGAAGCAGGGACTGTTCGAGAAGTACGGCGTCATCGTCGAGAACATCGTTCCGGGCAAGGGCGGCAGCGCGACCATGCGCACCCTCCTCGACGGCAACATCCCCATCGGTGAGGTCAGCTACCCCTCCATCGTGCAGGCCGACGCCGGTGGGTCCGAGCTGCGTATCGTGGGTGGCGGTACCCAGGGTCCGTATCCGATGAATTTCTATGCGCTGGCGTCGAACTCGGCGGTCGACTCGATCGACGACGTCCGCCGGTGGGCGTACACGCGACCGAACTCCGCGTCGGACGCGCTCACCCGATTATTGCCCTCCCTCGCCGGCGCAGATCCTGCGCGGATCGAGCGCGTGTCGTCGGGTGGAATCGGGGAGGGGTTGGCCCTGCTCGAAGCGGGTTCCGTCGACATCGCCCTGATTCCGTCCATCGTCGCCGAACAGCGGCCGGAGGACTTCAAGCTCATCGTCAGCAGCCCCGACTACATGAAGAGATTCCTGCAGTCGACCATCACCACGACCAAGGACTATGCCGCGAGCAACCCCGGCGTCGTCCGCGCCATCAACCACGGGTACACCGACGCGGTCGCCTCGATCAAGGCAGACCCCGTCGCAGCCGCCCGAATCTATGCGGACTACACAGGATTCGACGTCGAGTCGGCCACCGCCGTCGTCGAACGTGCCTCGTCCGTGGACACCTGGGGCGGCGGATTCGACGCGGCATCCGTCGAGGCCGCCCAGTCGGGTGTGGACGCGTCGGGCAGCGACCGTGTGCCCGATTTCTGCACCCTGTTCGATCCCGAGTTCCTCGCCCCCGACGTCGACGCCGACGTTCCCGGCAACTGCCCCGCCTGA
- a CDS encoding MmgE/PrpD family protein: MTSTVLSEWATGVTLDDVPPAVRHATARHLLDSVGTAVAAQRLGHGRAAWTVADGLGGPPEARPLTGTRALSAPAAALATGVLVHALDFDDTHAGALVHATAVTLPAAFAVGQQTHATGAEVLTAATLGLETACRLGAVSPHGFHARGIHATAAVGPFAAAVVAGRLGKFDSETLVHALGIAGSSSSGLLEFLDTDADTKALHPGTASFNGILATRLAAAGATGPGSVLEGRRGVYAALTDRPVDLTVLTDGFGTRWEALGIGIKPYPSCQLMHVTLDAVSAAVAGHDVHVDDIRDIEVLVHPDSTPFVCGPNTGVASPRSTYDGKFDLPWSVAALLRDGAVDVSTYTDASIARADVLTTARTVRVVERPTDGPAAAAPGHATITLADGRVLVGDVGGSRGSAAFPLDDAALREKFLGNCGHDARADELADRVLGLADEHDLSAVLDLAAAIAPAP; this comes from the coding sequence GTGACCTCCACAGTGCTGTCCGAGTGGGCGACGGGAGTGACCCTCGACGATGTGCCGCCGGCCGTGCGGCACGCGACCGCTCGTCACCTGCTCGATTCGGTGGGTACCGCGGTGGCCGCGCAGCGTCTGGGCCACGGACGCGCCGCATGGACCGTCGCCGACGGTCTGGGCGGCCCTCCCGAGGCCCGCCCGTTGACGGGAACCCGCGCCCTGTCCGCGCCGGCCGCCGCCCTGGCCACCGGCGTTCTGGTGCACGCGCTCGACTTCGACGACACGCACGCCGGGGCGCTCGTCCACGCCACCGCCGTCACCCTGCCGGCAGCCTTCGCCGTCGGCCAGCAGACCCACGCCACCGGTGCCGAGGTACTCACAGCCGCGACACTCGGCCTCGAGACGGCCTGCCGACTGGGCGCTGTCAGTCCCCACGGGTTCCACGCTCGGGGGATCCACGCGACCGCGGCGGTGGGCCCGTTCGCCGCGGCCGTCGTCGCCGGGCGGCTCGGGAAGTTCGACAGTGAGACTCTGGTCCATGCGCTCGGCATCGCTGGATCGTCGAGCTCCGGTCTCCTCGAGTTCCTCGACACCGATGCCGACACGAAAGCGCTGCACCCCGGCACGGCCAGCTTCAACGGCATCCTGGCCACCCGCCTCGCAGCCGCCGGCGCCACCGGACCGGGCTCCGTGTTGGAAGGGCGACGGGGCGTCTATGCGGCACTCACCGATCGACCCGTCGACCTGACCGTTCTGACCGACGGATTCGGAACCCGCTGGGAAGCACTGGGGATCGGCATCAAGCCTTACCCCAGTTGCCAGCTGATGCACGTCACCCTCGACGCGGTGTCCGCCGCTGTCGCGGGCCACGATGTCCACGTCGACGACATCCGTGACATCGAAGTGCTGGTCCACCCGGACTCCACCCCGTTCGTGTGCGGACCCAACACGGGCGTCGCCTCCCCGCGCAGCACGTACGACGGCAAGTTCGATCTGCCGTGGAGCGTGGCCGCGTTGCTGCGCGACGGGGCAGTCGACGTCTCCACCTACACCGACGCGTCGATCGCCCGAGCCGACGTGCTGACGACGGCGCGCACGGTCCGCGTCGTCGAACGTCCCACCGACGGGCCCGCGGCCGCCGCTCCCGGACACGCCACCATCACCCTCGCCGACGGCCGTGTGCTCGTGGGAGACGTCGGCGGAAGTCGCGGCAGTGCCGCATTCCCACTCGACGACGCGGCACTGCGGGAGAAGTTTCTCGGCAACTGCGGCCACGACGCTCGTGCGGACGAACTCGCCGATCGCGTTCTCGGACTCGCCGACGAACACGACCTCTCCGCCGTGCTC
- a CDS encoding hydantoinase/oxoprolinase family protein, translated as MKRIGVDVGGTFTDLVLWDDDGTVVVHKTPSTNHDPSIGTMDGIAVLAERAGIDPAEIDMFFHGTTVATNIVLEHNGCDVGMITTEGFRDLLHIARKKRPLNYSNYQDLPWQKWQLVPRRNRRVVPERIDASGAVLTPLDEDAVREQVRLLRERGVDAIAVAFLHSYRNPTHEQRVKAIIAEEFPGVFVSLSSEVAPQYREYERFSTAALNAFIGPKTSQYIENLAQKASAAQVGEDVHLMTSAGGLVTSRSASEIPVSLLTSGVVAGLLGGCAIGKASGFPSVITLDVGGTSADVGVAPDGALRMKHLLDTRIGDYHAMVPMAEVDTIGAGGGSIAVVDDGGMFRVGPRSAGAVPGPACYGHGGTEPTSTDAMVMMGWLRENSFLSGTMRVQPELARTAIQTHIADKLDAPLDEAAMGIFKILAHSMTEAISLHSVRKGYDPRDFSLIAEGGAGPLFAWQIADQLGIPRVIVPGHPGITSAVGLLTTDIRYEEPTTVWTSSADPDIELLRQQVERLSEQAVAQLRADGVAPENISLERSVDCRYVGQGYELRVQAPDGEIDDVWVKTTAEAFHEAHGRTYSQRFDDKPVQLINVRVTGVGAVPHVRIADIEKGTTDASAAIKTTARALFWKDDTAKPEWVETPVYERSLLLAGNRFDGPAIVEQFDSTTIVGMNQHATVDAVGHIIIERNLA; from the coding sequence ATGAAACGAATCGGAGTCGACGTCGGTGGAACCTTCACCGACCTCGTGTTGTGGGACGACGACGGCACCGTGGTGGTGCACAAGACGCCGTCGACCAACCACGATCCCTCGATCGGCACGATGGACGGCATCGCTGTCCTGGCCGAGCGGGCGGGAATCGACCCGGCCGAGATCGACATGTTCTTCCACGGCACGACGGTGGCCACCAACATCGTCCTCGAGCACAACGGGTGCGACGTCGGAATGATCACGACGGAGGGGTTCCGCGACCTCCTGCACATCGCGCGCAAGAAGCGACCCCTGAACTACTCCAACTACCAGGATCTGCCGTGGCAGAAGTGGCAACTGGTACCGCGGCGGAACCGGCGCGTCGTTCCGGAGCGTATCGACGCCTCCGGCGCCGTCCTGACACCCCTGGACGAAGATGCTGTGCGGGAACAGGTTCGGCTCCTGCGCGAGCGAGGTGTCGACGCCATCGCCGTCGCTTTTCTGCACTCCTACCGCAACCCGACCCACGAGCAGCGGGTCAAGGCGATCATCGCCGAGGAGTTCCCCGGCGTCTTCGTGTCGCTGTCCAGTGAGGTCGCTCCGCAGTACCGCGAGTACGAGCGCTTCTCCACCGCCGCGCTCAATGCGTTCATCGGGCCGAAGACGTCGCAGTACATCGAGAACCTCGCACAGAAGGCGAGCGCGGCACAAGTCGGCGAGGACGTGCACCTCATGACCTCCGCCGGCGGACTGGTCACCTCCCGGAGCGCCAGTGAGATTCCCGTGTCACTGCTGACCAGCGGTGTGGTCGCCGGTCTCCTCGGCGGCTGCGCCATCGGCAAGGCGTCGGGCTTCCCCAGCGTCATCACCCTCGACGTCGGCGGCACCTCGGCGGACGTGGGAGTGGCGCCCGACGGCGCACTGCGGATGAAGCACCTCCTGGACACCCGCATCGGCGACTACCACGCGATGGTGCCGATGGCGGAGGTCGACACCATCGGCGCCGGCGGTGGCTCCATCGCGGTGGTCGACGACGGCGGCATGTTCCGCGTCGGACCGCGCAGCGCCGGTGCCGTTCCCGGACCTGCGTGCTACGGCCACGGCGGTACCGAGCCGACCTCGACCGACGCGATGGTCATGATGGGGTGGCTGCGCGAGAACAGTTTCCTGTCGGGCACCATGCGGGTTCAGCCGGAACTCGCCCGCACCGCCATCCAGACCCACATCGCCGACAAGCTGGACGCGCCTCTCGACGAGGCGGCGATGGGCATCTTCAAGATCCTCGCGCACTCCATGACGGAAGCCATCAGCCTGCACTCGGTGCGCAAGGGGTACGACCCCCGCGACTTCTCCCTCATCGCGGAAGGTGGAGCAGGGCCGCTGTTCGCGTGGCAGATCGCCGATCAGCTCGGTATCCCGCGCGTCATCGTGCCCGGCCACCCCGGCATCACGTCGGCGGTCGGTCTGCTCACCACCGACATCCGCTACGAGGAGCCCACCACGGTGTGGACCTCGTCGGCCGACCCGGACATCGAGCTGCTGCGTCAGCAGGTCGAGCGGCTGTCCGAGCAGGCAGTGGCCCAGTTGCGGGCGGACGGGGTCGCGCCGGAGAACATCTCGCTCGAGCGCAGCGTCGACTGCCGCTACGTGGGGCAAGGGTACGAGCTCCGCGTGCAGGCACCCGACGGCGAGATCGACGACGTCTGGGTGAAGACGACGGCCGAGGCCTTCCACGAGGCGCACGGGCGCACGTACTCCCAGCGCTTCGACGACAAGCCCGTGCAGCTGATCAACGTCCGTGTCACGGGCGTCGGTGCGGTGCCTCACGTGCGCATCGCCGACATCGAGAAGGGCACCACCGACGCCTCCGCCGCGATCAAGACCACGGCCCGCGCGCTTTTCTGGAAAGACGACACCGCGAAGCCCGAATGGGTCGAGACCCCGGTGTACGAGCGATCACTCCTGCTGGCGGGCAACCGGTTCGACGGACCCGCCATCGTCGAGCAGTTCGACTCGACCACCATCGTCGGAATGAATCAGCACGCCACCGTCGACGCCGTCGGCCACATCATCATCGAGAGGAACCTCGCATGA
- a CDS encoding CaiB/BaiF CoA transferase family protein, whose protein sequence is MKPLEDVRIISLEQYGAGPFGSLHLADLGADVIKIEDPNVGGDVGRYVPPFNEGEDSLFFETFNRNKRSLSLDLSTPAGRSVFEDLVKSSDAVYSNLRGDVPAKIGITYDDLKHLNPAIVCCSLTGFGMTGPRAKEPGYDYILQGLAGWMSVTGDPDGPPTKSGLSLVDYSGGFVAAISLLSGLHAARRDGVGGDCDVSLYDTAMSLLTYPATWHLNAGFEPVRTKNSAHPSLVPFQAFEATDGWLIVGCAKEKFWERLVVAIGRPDLGADPRFASFSLRGQNKDVLLPMLEDVFATDTVAHWLSLLGPAGVPSGPINDVAHALTEPHTLARNLIVETEHPVYDTVRQLASPVNFGPQRPEYRRAPQRGENLEEIVADLGYDEETIASLRRSGAFGEVTAEAHA, encoded by the coding sequence ATGAAACCACTCGAGGATGTCCGCATCATCTCGCTGGAACAGTACGGCGCAGGCCCGTTCGGCAGTCTTCACCTCGCCGACCTCGGTGCCGACGTCATCAAGATCGAGGACCCCAACGTCGGCGGTGACGTCGGCCGGTACGTGCCGCCGTTCAACGAGGGCGAGGACTCGCTCTTCTTCGAGACGTTCAACCGCAACAAACGCAGTCTGTCGCTCGATCTCTCCACACCCGCCGGGCGCTCCGTCTTCGAGGACCTCGTGAAGTCCAGCGACGCAGTCTATTCGAACCTGCGCGGTGACGTTCCCGCCAAGATCGGCATCACGTACGACGACCTCAAGCACCTCAACCCCGCCATCGTCTGCTGCAGCCTGACCGGGTTCGGTATGACCGGTCCGCGCGCGAAGGAACCCGGCTACGACTACATCCTGCAGGGACTCGCGGGCTGGATGAGCGTCACCGGTGATCCCGACGGCCCACCCACCAAATCCGGTCTCTCGCTGGTGGACTACTCGGGCGGGTTCGTCGCCGCGATCAGCCTGCTCTCCGGTCTGCACGCCGCGCGGCGCGACGGTGTCGGCGGGGACTGCGACGTGTCGCTGTACGACACCGCGATGTCGCTGTTGACGTATCCCGCGACGTGGCATCTCAACGCGGGTTTCGAGCCGGTGCGAACCAAGAATTCGGCCCACCCGTCGCTGGTCCCGTTCCAGGCCTTCGAGGCCACGGACGGCTGGCTCATCGTCGGCTGCGCCAAGGAGAAGTTCTGGGAACGGCTCGTCGTCGCCATCGGCCGACCCGATCTCGGTGCCGATCCTCGCTTCGCGAGCTTTTCCCTGCGGGGGCAGAACAAGGACGTTCTGCTGCCGATGTTGGAGGACGTGTTCGCCACCGACACCGTCGCACATTGGTTGTCGCTGCTGGGCCCGGCAGGCGTTCCGTCCGGACCGATCAACGACGTGGCGCACGCGCTCACCGAACCCCACACGCTCGCACGCAATCTCATCGTCGAGACCGAGCACCCGGTGTACGACACGGTGCGCCAACTCGCCTCCCCCGTCAACTTCGGGCCGCAGCGTCCCGAATACCGACGTGCACCGCAGCGCGGGGAGAACCTCGAGGAGATCGTGGCCGACCTCGGCTACGACGAGGAGACCATCGCCAGCCTGCGCCGTAGCGGCGCCTTCGGCGAGGTGACGGCCGAGGCACACGCGTGA
- a CDS encoding MaoC family dehydratase — translation MAVHPAVLGRFFEDYVVGDVYQHPLGRTVSQADNTWITLLSMNTNQNHFNAHLAAQNPITEGRVIVNSGFTVAVILGISVLDMSQNAISNLAFTDIKMSHPVYEGDTLYAESICTGLRLSESRPYAGIVSMITRGLNQDGVEVISWKRSVMVATRESGIGQNYFPEAQSGPLQLPSDTKGDAR, via the coding sequence GTGGCAGTCCATCCGGCCGTTCTAGGGCGCTTCTTCGAGGATTACGTGGTGGGTGACGTCTACCAGCACCCTCTGGGACGCACCGTCTCGCAGGCCGACAACACGTGGATCACGCTGCTGTCGATGAACACGAACCAGAATCACTTCAACGCACATCTCGCGGCGCAGAACCCGATCACCGAGGGGCGCGTCATCGTGAACTCGGGCTTCACGGTTGCGGTGATTCTCGGCATCTCCGTACTCGACATGAGCCAGAACGCGATCTCCAATCTCGCGTTCACCGACATCAAGATGTCTCACCCCGTGTACGAGGGCGACACGCTGTACGCAGAGAGCATCTGCACGGGCCTGCGACTCTCCGAGTCCCGCCCCTATGCCGGCATCGTCTCGATGATCACCCGTGGCCTCAATCAGGATGGCGTGGAGGTCATCTCGTGGAAACGCTCCGTCATGGTGGCGACGCGAGAGAGCGGCATCGGCCAGAACTACTTCCCGGAGGCGCAGAGCGGTCCGCTGCAGCTGCCGTCCGACACGAAAGGCGACGCACGATGA
- a CDS encoding FadR/GntR family transcriptional regulator, with the protein MPESSTADPSAKSTPAYAALATRLRDRILSGELQPGERLPSDTELTAEFGVGRSTIREALRSLASQNLILTTRGVTGGSFVAVPSVGHISEHLETGVALMTTADAVTVDQLMEVRNLMEVPAAGMAAFRRTEDHLDQLRASIFDPTDAQGPETFVKNQEFHLVLLRAAQNPLLELITAPVFRVLSKRFGRDHAPEGFWQCVDHDHRAILDVVAAGDSMSAMDMMRRHLDHLGGSYRQMDKLRTQ; encoded by the coding sequence GTGCCCGAATCCTCGACCGCCGATCCGAGCGCCAAGAGCACGCCGGCCTACGCCGCACTCGCGACACGACTGCGCGACCGCATCCTGTCGGGCGAACTGCAGCCGGGTGAGCGCCTCCCCAGCGACACGGAACTGACGGCGGAGTTCGGCGTCGGCCGGAGCACCATCCGCGAAGCCCTACGGTCGTTGGCTAGCCAGAATTTGATCCTCACCACTCGCGGCGTCACGGGCGGCAGCTTCGTGGCGGTGCCCAGCGTCGGCCACATCAGCGAGCACCTCGAAACCGGTGTCGCGCTCATGACCACGGCCGATGCCGTCACTGTCGACCAGCTGATGGAGGTACGCAACCTCATGGAGGTGCCTGCGGCGGGCATGGCCGCCTTCCGCCGCACCGAGGACCACCTCGATCAACTGCGCGCCTCGATCTTCGATCCCACCGACGCCCAGGGGCCGGAGACCTTCGTCAAGAACCAGGAGTTCCACCTCGTCCTGCTGCGCGCTGCGCAGAATCCCCTGCTCGAACTCATCACGGCACCGGTGTTCCGGGTGCTGTCGAAGCGTTTCGGTCGTGATCACGCGCCGGAGGGCTTCTGGCAGTGCGTCGACCACGACCATCGGGCGATTCTCGACGTCGTCGCCGCGGGCGACTCGATGTCCGCGATGGACATGATGCGTCGCCACCTCGACCATCTGGGCGGCTCCTACCGACAGATGGACAAGCTGCGCACTCAGTAG